A single genomic interval of Chloracidobacterium validum harbors:
- the purM gene encoding phosphoribosylformylglycinamidine cyclo-ligase, which translates to MITYRDAGVDIAAADEAKRRIGRLAQATFNAQVLSAIGGFGALFRPNFGNAADPILVASADGVGTKLKVAFLTGTHDTVGYDLVAHCINDILAQGARPLFFLDYIATGRLDPGIVADVVEGLSRACREFNCPLIGGETAEMPGFYADGEYDVAGFIVGWVDRAHIIDGKRITVGDVVLGLPSVGLHTNGYSLARKLFFETAGYEAKTVVRDLGCTVAEELLKPHRCYLPVLDGLLDGGRLKGLAHITGGGLLDNLPRILPEGCAVALRRGSWPVLPVFSHLVELGQLSEEESHRVFNMGIGLVMVVAETDAEVVRRTIEQQGSEVFTIGRVVAGHRSVHLA; encoded by the coding sequence GTGATTACGTACCGTGACGCCGGTGTGGACATTGCCGCCGCCGATGAAGCCAAGCGCCGGATTGGCAGGTTGGCGCAGGCCACCTTCAATGCTCAAGTCCTGAGCGCGATTGGTGGCTTTGGTGCGCTCTTTCGCCCCAACTTCGGAAACGCGGCCGACCCCATCCTGGTTGCCAGCGCGGACGGCGTCGGCACCAAGCTCAAAGTCGCGTTTCTGACCGGTACGCATGACACGGTCGGCTATGACTTGGTCGCGCACTGCATCAACGACATTCTGGCGCAGGGCGCGCGTCCGCTCTTTTTCCTGGATTACATTGCCACGGGCCGGCTCGATCCGGGCATCGTGGCAGATGTGGTAGAAGGGTTGAGCCGCGCTTGTCGGGAGTTCAACTGCCCGCTCATCGGTGGCGAGACGGCCGAGATGCCCGGCTTTTACGCCGATGGTGAATATGATGTCGCCGGCTTCATTGTTGGCTGGGTCGATCGCGCCCACATCATTGACGGGAAACGCATCACCGTGGGCGATGTCGTGCTTGGGTTGCCCTCCGTCGGCTTGCACACCAACGGCTACAGCCTGGCCCGCAAGCTGTTTTTCGAGACGGCCGGCTACGAAGCCAAGACGGTAGTTAGGGACCTAGGCTGCACCGTCGCGGAAGAACTCCTCAAGCCACACCGCTGTTACTTGCCGGTCCTTGACGGCCTCTTGGATGGCGGCCGGTTGAAGGGACTCGCGCACATTACCGGTGGCGGACTGCTTGACAACTTGCCCCGCATCCTGCCGGAAGGCTGCGCCGTGGCGTTACGGCGTGGGAGTTGGCCAGTCCTGCCTGTTTTTTCACACCTTGTTGAACTAGGCCAGCTCTCCGAAGAGGAAAGTCACCGTGTTTTCAACATGGGCATTGGGCTGGTCATGGTTGTCGCTGAAACTGATGCCGAGGTCGTTCGCCGGACGATCGAGCAGCAAGGCAGCGAAGTGTTCACCATTGGTCGTGTCGTCGCGGGCCATCGAAGTGTTCATCTCGCCTAG
- a CDS encoding alpha/beta hydrolase, translated as MPLHPQAEAFLNQVAALGNPPLWTLAPEQARQAFLALRALAGPPEPVAKVDHRLIRGSQASFVIRTYTPEHDGPLPMTVYFHGGGFVIGNLDSHDNVCRALANRTPTLVVSVDYRLAPEHPFPAAPIDAYDAVQWVVAHAEELGGDPARVAVAGDSAGANLATVAALMARNRKGHLPIFQLLVYPVTDATHSQPSYEENGEGYFLTKEAMQWFLGHYVPPDQDKRHPYLSPLFEKDLSGLPPAHIIVAEYDPLRDEGTAYAQRLEQAGVAVSVSHYAGMVHGFFSLIAHFDDARRALDESAAALRQAFTG; from the coding sequence ATGCCACTTCATCCACAAGCTGAAGCCTTTCTCAACCAAGTTGCAGCCCTTGGCAACCCGCCTCTGTGGACGCTGGCCCCGGAGCAAGCGCGTCAGGCTTTTTTGGCGCTGCGTGCGCTGGCTGGACCGCCAGAACCGGTTGCCAAGGTGGACCACCGTCTGATTCGGGGTAGTCAGGCCAGTTTCGTCATTCGCACCTATACCCCGGAACATGACGGACCACTTCCCATGACCGTCTATTTCCACGGCGGAGGCTTTGTCATCGGCAACTTGGATAGCCACGACAACGTCTGCCGCGCGCTGGCCAATCGGACGCCAACGCTCGTCGTTTCGGTGGACTACCGACTGGCCCCGGAACATCCTTTCCCGGCCGCACCGATTGACGCTTACGATGCCGTGCAGTGGGTCGTGGCCCATGCCGAAGAACTGGGTGGTGACCCGGCGCGGGTGGCGGTCGCCGGAGACAGCGCGGGCGCGAACCTAGCGACAGTGGCGGCGCTGATGGCGCGCAACCGCAAAGGCCACCTGCCGATCTTTCAGTTGTTGGTGTACCCGGTCACGGATGCGACCCACAGTCAACCTTCCTACGAAGAAAACGGTGAAGGCTATTTTCTCACCAAGGAAGCGATGCAGTGGTTTCTGGGTCATTACGTTCCACCAGACCAGGACAAACGCCATCCTTACCTTTCACCGCTTTTCGAGAAAGACCTGTCTGGACTGCCACCGGCGCACATCATTGTGGCTGAATACGACCCACTGCGCGACGAAGGCACGGCCTACGCTCAGCGATTGGAGCAGGCGGGCGTCGCGGTTTCGGTTTCCCACTACGCCGGCATGGTGCATGGTTTTTTCTCGCTGATAGCACACTTCGATGACGCCCGACGCGCCCTCGACGAATCAGCCGCAGCGTTGCGCCAGGCGTTCACGGGGTGA
- the cobT gene encoding nicotinate-nucleotide--dimethylbenzimidazole phosphoribosyltransferase — protein MPRLLQRFLNAIQPPDQAFAEQALARQAQLVKPPGSLGQLETVAAQMAAIQATPTPQTSPRTIVIFCADHGVCVEGISAFPASITHQHLRNFITGGAAIAILAELTGSQLLICDVGVDADLSDLPGIRHGKVQRGTRNFLVEPAMTTAEAEQAIRFGFETIGELAEQGQRVVAIGEMGIGNTTAAAAVTAALTQRPPEEVTGRGSGLSTTGVTHKVAVIRRALEHHRPNPNDPLDILVKVGGFDLAAMCGAFLGCAASRVAAVADGFVSTAAAALAAALAPMAREFMLFGHRSAEPGHQALLDVLQATPLLQLDMRLGEASGAALTFPILDAACRLHASMATFAEANLG, from the coding sequence ATGCCACGGTTGCTGCAACGCTTCCTGAATGCCATCCAACCACCTGACCAAGCGTTTGCCGAGCAAGCGCTGGCGCGTCAAGCGCAACTCGTCAAGCCGCCGGGAAGCCTTGGGCAGCTCGAAACGGTGGCCGCCCAGATGGCGGCCATTCAAGCGACCCCGACACCACAGACCAGCCCCCGCACTATCGTCATCTTTTGCGCCGACCATGGGGTTTGTGTTGAAGGTATCAGTGCCTTTCCGGCTAGCATTACCCACCAACACCTGCGCAACTTCATCACTGGCGGCGCGGCAATTGCCATCCTGGCTGAGTTGACCGGCAGTCAACTCCTCATCTGTGACGTTGGCGTTGACGCCGACTTGTCTGATCTGCCGGGCATTCGGCATGGCAAGGTTCAGCGTGGCACCCGCAATTTCCTTGTCGAACCAGCCATGACAACAGCGGAAGCAGAGCAGGCCATCCGGTTTGGATTTGAGACCATCGGTGAGTTGGCTGAGCAGGGACAGCGAGTCGTGGCCATCGGCGAAATGGGCATTGGTAATACGACGGCCGCGGCGGCGGTTACGGCCGCGTTGACCCAACGTCCACCGGAAGAAGTGACGGGACGCGGCAGCGGTCTTTCCACGACGGGCGTGACGCACAAGGTCGCCGTCATTCGACGTGCGCTTGAACATCACCGACCCAACCCGAACGATCCCCTCGATATCTTGGTGAAGGTCGGTGGCTTCGATCTGGCCGCGATGTGTGGGGCATTTCTGGGTTGTGCGGCCAGCCGGGTGGCAGCCGTGGCAGATGGCTTTGTGTCCACGGCAGCCGCCGCCCTGGCGGCTGCACTGGCGCCAATGGCGCGCGAGTTCATGCTTTTCGGGCATCGTTCTGCCGAACCAGGGCATCAAGCGCTTCTCGACGTTTTGCAAGCGACGCCCCTCTTACAGCTTGACATGCGGCTCGGCGAGGCCAGCGGCGCGGCTTTGACGTTTCCAATTCTCGACGCAGCGTGTAGGCTGCATGCGAGCATGGCAACATTTGCTGAGGCAAACTTGGGATAA
- a CDS encoding serine/threonine-protein kinase, with product MTNPISLSTTSLVGQVIDDKVQLEAILGQGGMGAVYRGRHLLLERTVAVKVLRPEILTVEGALERFFREARMAAATEHPNIVTVYDFGKLVDGGAYLILEFVEGKNLRATLQEQVVIPPSLAIPILGEVCAAVEFAHRRNVIHRDLKPDNIMLKRRDDGSTTVKVLDFGLAKTVEEAETSSSITRTGELVGTPAYMSPEHCSGEDLDARSDLYSLGVIAYEMLTGQPPFRGRVAAILTAQIQRPPAPLRDLNPNLPPVLEEAVLAALAKKPYDRPTSVAEWWNRLEAAYVAAYGEKPSTTVPLSLPEPAPFVATAANGTTSSAVNQKHPSQGSTLQVSNTLLPSPAGETVGLVAPPGTGEQKLAASSKSSLSTPQPIPRAGTGTLAIGAASAQVEEPVTVQTVVVSAAPNPPKLGSLHRLGLVVGGVLALVTAGGIMATSWMRSAAPVTQPVQSPVIAPAAGDVTPPPASPTATPVTAGPVTAPPASPADTPSRRPSASNKASDNADSAPARPSDTARGDRDGQPRRESPSPDSPTASTPRQPTEAPRTPPPGPQPRSSPGAGTGRNPSASRPERGKPDERRWWQVWKIGRDKDKDKPRRPRD from the coding sequence ATGACCAACCCGATTTCACTCAGCACGACATCCCTCGTCGGTCAAGTCATTGACGATAAGGTGCAGTTGGAAGCCATCCTGGGTCAGGGCGGCATGGGGGCGGTGTATCGCGGACGCCACCTGTTGCTGGAGCGAACGGTTGCTGTCAAAGTTCTGCGGCCGGAAATCCTGACGGTTGAGGGCGCACTTGAACGCTTCTTTCGGGAAGCGCGGATGGCAGCCGCAACCGAGCACCCCAATATCGTCACCGTGTACGACTTCGGCAAGCTGGTGGATGGGGGCGCTTACCTGATTTTGGAATTCGTCGAAGGCAAGAACCTACGTGCCACCCTCCAGGAGCAAGTGGTCATACCACCCTCCCTGGCGATTCCGATTTTGGGGGAAGTCTGTGCGGCGGTTGAGTTCGCGCACCGGCGGAATGTCATCCACCGGGACCTCAAACCGGACAACATCATGCTCAAGCGGCGCGATGACGGCAGCACAACGGTCAAAGTCCTAGACTTTGGACTGGCCAAAACGGTTGAAGAAGCGGAAACGTCGTCGAGCATTACCCGCACCGGTGAACTCGTCGGCACACCGGCCTATATGTCGCCCGAACACTGTAGTGGCGAAGACCTTGATGCTCGGTCAGACCTCTACAGCCTGGGCGTGATTGCGTATGAAATGCTCACTGGGCAGCCACCGTTTCGCGGCCGGGTAGCGGCGATTCTCACGGCGCAAATTCAACGGCCGCCGGCACCACTCCGTGACCTGAACCCCAATCTCCCGCCGGTGCTAGAGGAAGCCGTGCTGGCGGCGCTCGCCAAGAAACCCTACGACCGCCCGACTTCTGTCGCCGAGTGGTGGAATCGCCTTGAAGCCGCTTACGTCGCAGCTTATGGCGAAAAGCCTAGCACAACGGTTCCCCTTTCCCTGCCCGAGCCAGCGCCATTTGTCGCCACAGCCGCGAACGGGACAACTTCTTCGGCAGTCAACCAGAAACATCCATCGCAGGGATCAACGCTTCAGGTCAGCAACACACTGTTACCCAGCCCAGCGGGAGAAACCGTTGGGCTGGTTGCGCCGCCAGGCACCGGCGAACAGAAGCTGGCGGCATCTTCCAAGTCAAGTCTGTCAACCCCGCAGCCGATACCTCGCGCCGGAACCGGCACCCTGGCAATTGGTGCAGCATCAGCTCAAGTGGAAGAACCAGTCACGGTTCAAACCGTTGTGGTGAGCGCGGCTCCGAACCCGCCCAAGCTAGGTAGCCTGCACCGGCTTGGTCTGGTTGTGGGCGGCGTACTGGCCCTTGTGACAGCCGGGGGGATCATGGCCACAAGCTGGATGCGGAGCGCTGCCCCGGTCACGCAACCGGTGCAATCCCCGGTCATTGCCCCCGCAGCGGGTGATGTCACGCCGCCGCCGGCGTCGCCTACAGCCACGCCGGTGACGGCCGGACCCGTCACCGCCCCTCCGGCTTCTCCAGCCGACACGCCGTCACGGCGTCCATCAGCCTCTAATAAAGCCAGCGACAACGCGGACTCAGCCCCAGCTCGCCCCTCCGACACAGCCCGTGGCGACCGTGATGGACAGCCGCGACGCGAAAGTCCATCCCCGGACTCCCCCACCGCCTCCACACCCCGCCAGCCGACGGAAGCGCCGCGAACGCCACCACCCGGCCCGCAACCCCGTTCCAGTCCGGGGGCTGGAACGGGGCGCAACCCAAGCGCCAGCAGACCGGAGCGGGGCAAACCGGACGAGCGCCGCTGGTGGCAAGTCTGGAAAATCGGACGCGACAAGGACAAAGATAAACCCCGCCGTCCCCGCGATTAG
- the rfbD gene encoding dTDP-4-dehydrorhamnose reductase: MVKLVVTGATGLLGRHVTDACDRFYDIVALARSDLDISDANAVSTCLNIHRPAVVINCAAMTNVDACETDRAAAFRHNAEGPRHMAEAAAAIGAYFIHISTDYVFDGTSSLPYQTTDAPHPISVYGESKLAGERAVQAVSPNFAVVRVAGLFGRGGKNFASVIGDLLTRPGVVKGITDNRILPSYAADVATYLRSLANARAGGLFHAVSSGTPCSWYDFATLASAYLGTRAQATVVGVTEAELGRPAKRPMSCVLAHSADAAPGLPVLRDWRDALQESLSAWKT, encoded by the coding sequence ATGGTCAAGCTCGTCGTTACCGGCGCGACTGGATTGCTGGGGCGTCATGTGACGGACGCCTGCGACCGGTTCTACGATATTGTCGCGCTTGCGCGCTCTGACCTGGACATCAGCGACGCCAACGCCGTCTCAACCTGCCTGAACATCCATCGGCCGGCGGTCGTCATCAACTGCGCGGCCATGACCAATGTGGACGCCTGCGAAACCGACCGTGCGGCAGCTTTCCGCCACAACGCCGAGGGTCCGCGTCACATGGCCGAGGCCGCCGCAGCCATCGGAGCGTACTTCATCCACATCAGCACGGATTATGTCTTCGACGGCACGAGTTCCCTTCCCTACCAAACGACCGACGCACCACATCCCATTTCCGTGTACGGTGAATCAAAGCTGGCCGGCGAACGCGCGGTTCAGGCCGTGTCGCCCAACTTTGCCGTTGTGCGCGTCGCCGGGCTGTTCGGACGCGGCGGCAAAAACTTTGCCAGCGTGATCGGCGACCTGCTGACCCGCCCTGGCGTGGTCAAGGGCATCACGGACAACCGCATCCTTCCCAGCTACGCGGCAGATGTCGCCACCTATCTTCGTTCCCTGGCCAATGCCCGCGCTGGTGGTCTGTTCCATGCCGTGAGTTCAGGGACACCTTGTAGCTGGTATGACTTCGCCACCCTGGCCAGTGCGTACCTGGGGACAAGGGCGCAGGCAACGGTGGTCGGTGTCACCGAAGCCGAACTAGGCCGGCCGGCCAAACGTCCGATGTCCTGTGTCCTAGCCCACTCGGCAGATGCGGCCCCTGGGCTGCCTGTCTTGCGCGATTGGCGTGATGCGCTCCAGGAGAGCTTAAGCGCATGGAAAACCTGA
- a CDS encoding P1 family peptidase, translating to MENLTLTAIPGIRVGHFTETRRPTGCTVVLFDVPAVAGVDVRGGAPGTRETDALAPLNLVDQTHAIVLAGGSAFGLDAATGVVRYLRERDIGFDVGVARIPIVPAAILFDLHTGDPTIYPDADAGYRACLAATDAPVTEGAVGAGAGATVGKLLGIERASRGGSGSFAFKLPSGVQVAALVIVNAVGDIRHPQTQAILAGARQADGSFADLAARIRAGDIARFAPLPPASHTTIGLVAVNVPLTKPELTKVAHMAHDGLARTISPVHTLFDGDTLFAVSVPDPALAGATDTSCLGALAADAVAEAVARGVMSATFPA from the coding sequence ATGGAAAACCTGACCCTGACGGCCATTCCCGGCATCCGCGTCGGACACTTCACCGAAACCCGGCGTCCGACGGGCTGCACGGTTGTGTTATTTGACGTGCCGGCCGTGGCGGGCGTGGATGTGCGCGGTGGCGCGCCGGGCACCCGCGAAACCGACGCGCTTGCGCCCCTCAACCTAGTTGACCAGACTCACGCCATCGTCCTGGCCGGCGGGAGCGCCTTTGGGCTGGACGCGGCAACGGGTGTCGTTCGCTATCTGCGCGAACGGGATATTGGTTTTGATGTCGGCGTCGCCCGGATTCCAATTGTTCCGGCAGCCATTTTGTTTGACCTCCACACTGGCGACCCAACGATTTACCCAGACGCCGACGCCGGCTACCGAGCTTGCCTTGCCGCCACGGATGCGCCAGTGACGGAAGGCGCGGTCGGGGCTGGGGCTGGAGCAACGGTCGGCAAACTGCTGGGCATTGAACGCGCATCCCGCGGCGGCAGCGGAAGTTTCGCATTCAAGCTGCCAAGCGGCGTCCAGGTTGCGGCGTTGGTTATTGTCAACGCCGTTGGGGATATACGTCACCCGCAGACTCAGGCGATTCTTGCCGGGGCGCGCCAGGCTGACGGCAGTTTTGCCGACTTGGCAGCCCGCATTCGCGCCGGCGATATTGCGCGTTTCGCGCCCCTTCCACCGGCCAGCCACACCACGATTGGGCTGGTGGCCGTCAACGTGCCACTGACCAAGCCGGAACTGACCAAGGTGGCCCACATGGCCCACGACGGACTGGCGCGGACCATCTCACCGGTTCACACCTTGTTTGACGGCGACACCCTGTTTGCCGTTTCCGTGCCGGACCCGGCCCTGGCTGGCGCGACCGACACGAGCTGTCTCGGCGCACTGGCGGCGGATGCCGTGGCGGAAGCCGTGGCGCGGGGCGTGATGTCGGCAACATTTCCGGCATAG
- a CDS encoding SDR family oxidoreductase: MPTYEGLVVVLGANGGTGREVVARLAHHGVATRAVARSERKLADIVKPGTETAVADVRDVESLENALRGARAVINCIGTRVGFANTGKGVADFFGFGEDGADAVDNRGTVNVLNAMKRVGAEHLVIVTSMLINQPLNPFSLMMKPFGDILTMKDKAEKAVRASGLRYTIVRPGGLTNQPPFQKGIKVAPADALSSGSISRADVAEVCAQALWTPAAYGKTLEIVADDTAPVSDWGAFFASVPPDAIPAQATAAGV, translated from the coding sequence ATGCCAACGTATGAAGGTCTAGTCGTTGTTCTTGGGGCAAACGGCGGCACTGGGCGCGAAGTCGTCGCCCGCTTGGCGCACCATGGCGTAGCGACGCGCGCGGTAGCCCGCTCAGAGCGTAAATTGGCGGATATTGTCAAGCCGGGCACTGAGACGGCAGTTGCCGATGTCCGGGACGTAGAGAGTCTTGAAAATGCGCTGCGTGGCGCGCGGGCCGTGATCAACTGCATTGGCACGCGGGTTGGCTTTGCCAATACCGGCAAGGGTGTCGCCGATTTCTTTGGCTTTGGCGAGGATGGCGCGGATGCGGTGGATAACCGCGGCACGGTCAATGTGCTGAACGCCATGAAGCGCGTCGGCGCGGAGCACTTGGTCATTGTCACCTCGATGCTCATCAATCAGCCGCTCAATCCGTTCAGCTTGATGATGAAACCCTTTGGCGACATTCTGACCATGAAGGACAAGGCTGAAAAAGCCGTCCGCGCATCAGGCTTGCGCTACACCATTGTTCGGCCGGGGGGGCTGACGAACCAACCGCCATTTCAGAAAGGCATCAAAGTAGCCCCGGCTGATGCGCTCTCCAGCGGTTCGATTTCGCGCGCCGATGTGGCCGAAGTCTGTGCGCAAGCGCTCTGGACGCCGGCGGCTTACGGCAAGACGCTTGAGATCGTCGCGGACGACACCGCCCCGGTCAGTGACTGGGGAGCGTTTTTTGCTTCGGTTCCACCGGATGCCATACCCGCGCAGGCGACAGCGGCCGGTGTCTGA
- a CDS encoding methyltransferase domain-containing protein, whose translation MDTRLATLLPRLRCPVCASVSLTLQGDRREGAFACGQCSAHFPVRDGVADFLPNGNPALTFAQLTGQWQLTATVYERLWRTRALSLLSGENFPPEREIGLLLDALEPTFTEDGLWLDAACSTSYYGRPIARQLLERGRDASLVVGIDLSRRMLEEARAYAVREGVAEAMFWLRADMSATPLNDATVLGIACGGSLNEYRDARSVLREGRRVLRPEVGRYFIMNQLDPPLVIRAALSAMGGLTFFTRQLLNDTLETAGLRILSAADYGKLAITVLTA comes from the coding sequence GTGGATACGCGACTGGCGACATTGTTACCGCGGCTGCGGTGCCCGGTCTGCGCCTCGGTCAGCCTGACGCTTCAGGGTGACCGGCGCGAAGGAGCGTTTGCCTGTGGCCAGTGCAGCGCCCATTTCCCAGTGCGGGATGGTGTTGCTGACTTCCTGCCGAACGGGAATCCAGCCCTGACCTTTGCCCAGTTGACCGGACAGTGGCAGCTCACGGCGACCGTCTATGAGCGGCTCTGGCGAACGCGCGCCTTGTCGCTGCTGTCAGGCGAGAACTTTCCGCCGGAGCGTGAAATCGGTCTGCTGCTCGATGCGCTCGAGCCAACCTTCACCGAAGATGGTTTGTGGCTGGATGCGGCTTGCTCGACAAGTTACTACGGCCGTCCCATCGCCCGGCAGCTCCTCGAGCGCGGGCGTGACGCCTCGCTGGTGGTCGGGATTGACCTTTCCAGGCGGATGCTCGAAGAAGCGCGCGCCTATGCCGTCCGGGAGGGAGTTGCCGAGGCGATGTTTTGGTTGCGGGCTGACATGTCCGCGACACCGCTCAACGATGCCACCGTATTGGGCATCGCGTGCGGTGGTTCGCTCAATGAGTACCGTGACGCACGGTCCGTGCTGAGGGAAGGGCGGCGCGTGTTGCGCCCGGAGGTAGGGCGCTATTTCATCATGAATCAGCTCGACCCACCATTGGTGATCCGGGCGGCATTGTCCGCGATGGGCGGACTGACATTTTTCACCCGCCAACTGCTGAACGACACCCTGGAAACGGCTGGCTTGCGAATCCTGTCGGCGGCGGATTACGGCAAGCTAGCCATCACGGTGCTTACCGCTTGA
- a CDS encoding alpha-amylase family glycosyl hydrolase produces MLLYEINARLNGQRFAQIQDAQLQWYASLGFDTLWLMGVWAIGPEGVAMSKRYAPDFVGSPYAISDYHFNPELGSEEDFAALRKRAHRHGLALVLDFIPNHFARDTPLILTHPEYFMHSNPEWRDEYGDDYYWHPSGRRLAHGKDPYFAGWNDTVQLDYTVAATRAHMRDTLARLATLCDGVRCDMAMLVLRDQIYRQWYPRLPKEVFDRAMPAEFWDEAIAAAKRVNPDFKVIAEAYWDTELHLISLGFDYAYDKRFLDCLVAHDAPQAVAERLRSVSEVFLKNTIRFVENHDEERAAARLSPLAHRRAAALVCLLPGAALIHQGQMDGMTEKIPVQRVWPLHHHEPDRALRSYFAGLLGIARQPIFRQGDYCHAESNLPQVVSFWRADETSAELLLVPIGDAAVALPVMPCVTLPPPAYRIRPESARLQGDALNPEPRPLRVMARDDCWQLDAAGLAAGFAEAPFVRIAFERQE; encoded by the coding sequence ATGCTGCTCTACGAAATTAACGCTCGCTTGAATGGGCAACGCTTTGCTCAGATACAGGATGCCCAACTTCAGTGGTATGCGTCACTCGGCTTTGACACCCTATGGCTGATGGGCGTTTGGGCGATTGGGCCGGAAGGCGTGGCGATGTCAAAGCGTTACGCGCCCGACTTCGTTGGGTCGCCCTATGCCATCAGTGATTACCATTTCAACCCAGAACTCGGCAGCGAAGAGGACTTCGCCGCGCTGCGCAAGCGGGCCCATCGGCATGGGCTGGCGTTGGTGCTCGACTTCATTCCAAACCACTTTGCCCGAGACACGCCGCTCATCCTGACGCACCCGGAGTATTTCATGCACAGTAACCCGGAGTGGCGTGATGAGTATGGTGATGACTACTACTGGCATCCATCGGGGCGGCGTCTGGCGCATGGCAAAGACCCATACTTTGCCGGCTGGAATGATACGGTTCAGCTTGACTACACCGTTGCCGCGACACGCGCCCACATGCGGGACACGCTAGCGCGGCTGGCCACGCTCTGCGATGGTGTTCGATGCGACATGGCCATGCTGGTCCTGCGCGACCAAATCTACCGCCAGTGGTATCCACGTCTTCCCAAGGAGGTCTTTGACCGGGCAATGCCGGCGGAATTCTGGGATGAAGCGATTGCAGCAGCCAAGCGCGTCAATCCTGATTTCAAAGTCATTGCCGAAGCCTACTGGGACACCGAACTGCATCTTATCTCACTAGGTTTCGACTACGCTTACGACAAGCGATTCCTGGATTGCTTGGTTGCGCATGACGCACCCCAGGCCGTTGCCGAGCGATTGCGTTCGGTATCCGAAGTTTTCCTCAAAAACACCATTCGCTTCGTTGAAAATCATGACGAGGAACGGGCAGCCGCGCGTTTGTCGCCGCTGGCTCACCGCCGAGCGGCTGCCCTGGTGTGCTTGCTGCCGGGCGCCGCCCTCATTCATCAGGGGCAAATGGATGGGATGACGGAAAAGATTCCGGTTCAACGTGTTTGGCCGCTGCATCATCACGAACCCGACCGTGCCTTACGCAGCTACTTTGCCGGCTTGCTGGGGATTGCCCGGCAGCCCATCTTCCGGCAGGGCGACTACTGCCACGCTGAATCCAATCTGCCGCAGGTGGTGAGCTTTTGGCGCGCTGACGAAACGAGCGCAGAACTCCTGCTCGTGCCGATTGGCGATGCCGCGGTCGCTTTGCCCGTCATGCCCTGCGTGACCTTGCCGCCACCGGCCTACCGCATCCGACCGGAGTCGGCACGGCTCCAGGGTGACGCGCTCAATCCCGAACCGCGTCCGCTGCGGGTTATGGCGCGCGATGACTGCTGGCAACTCGACGCTGCCGGCCTGGCGGCCGGTTTTGCCGAAGCGCCATTCGTTCGTATTGCGTTCGAGCGCCAGGAGTAA
- a CDS encoding NAD(P)/FAD-dependent oxidoreductase, with protein sequence MAEGSNQTELLIVGGGPAGIAAALWGKRLGLEPLLLEASAQLGGQLLRSYNRSVDCPGFYGLVGADIAERLTVHLLREGVRFKTDAPVTNVDCATRRAIIEGGEAFVGDALVLALGVRKRWLGVPGEREFVGRGVSTSATRDKERYAGKPVIIVGGGDGACEEALMLDQAGCQVTLVHRSATFRARPLYRDRVLQHPRIRVMTHTRLLAIEGQASVERVITETSRPGESPFQTTLSVAGVFLALGVVAGTELIAGQLACDADGYILTDRHGATSCAGVWACGDTTRPLLSSLSTAFGDGATVAKAAFDWLMLQKE encoded by the coding sequence ATGGCCGAGGGCAGTAACCAGACGGAGCTTCTGATTGTTGGCGGCGGGCCGGCCGGCATTGCCGCCGCCCTGTGGGGCAAGCGGCTTGGGTTGGAGCCGTTGCTGCTGGAAGCCAGCGCCCAGCTTGGCGGTCAGTTGCTTCGCAGCTACAACCGCTCGGTGGACTGCCCTGGTTTTTATGGACTGGTCGGCGCGGACATCGCCGAACGGCTGACCGTTCATCTTTTGCGCGAAGGCGTGCGCTTCAAAACCGATGCGCCAGTCACCAACGTGGACTGTGCCACACGCCGCGCGATCATTGAGGGCGGAGAAGCATTTGTTGGAGACGCCTTGGTTTTGGCGCTTGGCGTCCGCAAACGGTGGCTGGGTGTGCCCGGTGAACGGGAGTTCGTCGGGCGTGGTGTCAGTACTTCCGCCACCCGCGACAAGGAGCGATATGCTGGAAAGCCGGTCATCATTGTTGGGGGCGGAGACGGCGCTTGTGAGGAAGCGCTCATGCTCGATCAAGCCGGCTGTCAGGTGACGTTGGTTCACCGTTCGGCAACGTTTCGCGCGCGGCCGCTCTACCGCGACCGTGTTTTGCAGCATCCGCGCATTCGCGTCATGACGCATACCCGGCTGCTGGCGATTGAAGGTCAAGCTAGCGTCGAGCGCGTTATTACGGAAACATCACGACCAGGCGAATCGCCCTTTCAGACGACGCTTTCAGTCGCGGGTGTTTTCCTCGCGCTCGGGGTTGTCGCCGGTACGGAACTCATTGCCGGACAATTGGCCTGCGATGCTGACGGATACATTCTGACCGACCGCCATGGCGCGACCTCGTGCGCGGGCGTTTGGGCTTGTGGCGATACCACCCGTCCGCTCCTGTCGAGCCTGTCAACCGCTTTTGGCGACGGCGCAACGGTTGCCAAGGCGGCTTTTGACTGGCTGATGCTGCAAAAAGAGTAG